In one window of Heterodontus francisci isolate sHetFra1 chromosome 47, sHetFra1.hap1, whole genome shotgun sequence DNA:
- the LOC137357168 gene encoding uncharacterized protein, whose product MVESFKLRMLKRPELEKYRYLGGFSQLKKTTEIRRGEAKEGFENKDENLKMTVLLDREFMLVRVSREWIFIQEPADQPFKSPSVELSVELTFPGDDSSTSVLTRMESSIGSVESGLSRMSGQALAISKSKSEDSGVEVSNTEACCPSIMSSERRLSRTVSLCQIWQVCMATPLARHQSEVEVQRDPLPSPSPVHQKLQRAHQRTLSRKQREAIQPWDGGPALPDRLDIRQSLLSLKPLAQSQPVLTSCGEGTLRGSRYTPRRVPISNSMNNHPEAPRSSSRAPGLKYLQQVCRLLDRIADLQEMNSLLRQEKLEMEEQLRRKEKQQELLQYYCSCGSAALLLESAAQTRLCGHKDSLRHIPNSTTSSHSPPHFRHHRHDALQKRWASDSVILCEANGASMLNLDEGDSCHYGIKDDLASRIHEETCPPDTDRITKDSWPHWDRMRDLLHRLKGKHRRGGSFVAKFKGSTHQNQQ is encoded by the exons atggtggagtcgtttaaattgaggatgctcaagaggcctgaattagagaagtacagatatctcggagggttttcACAGCTGAAGAAgactacagagataaggaggggcgaggccaaggagggatttgaaaacaaagatgagaatttgaaaatgacGGTGTTGCTGGACAGGGAAttcatgttggtca GAGTTTCCCGGGAATGGATCTTCATCCAGGAGCCGGCGGATCAACCATTTAAATCCCCCTCTGTTGAATTGTCAGTCG AGTTGACGTTCCCCGGAGACGACAGCAGCACCTCAGTCCTCACCAGGATGGAGTCCAGCATCGGATCTGTGGAAAGTGGCCTGTCCAGGATGAGTGGTCAGGCTCTGGCCATCAGTAAGTCCAAGTCGGAAGATTCCGGAGTGGAAGTCTCGAACACTGAGGCCTGCTGCCCTTCCATCATGAGCTCAGAGCGAAGACTCTCACGCACCGTCAGCCTGTGCCAAATCTGGCAGGTTTGCATGGCGACCCCATTGGCACGGCACCAGTCAGAGGTGGAGGTTCAGAgggaccccctcccctccccctccccggtacACCAGAAGCTGCAGCGGGCCCACCAGAGGACGTTATCACGGAAACAGAGAGAGGCAATCCAGCCCTGGGACGGTGGGCCTGCATTGCCTGATAGACTCGACATCCGACAGTCACTCCTGTCACTGAAGCCCCTGGCCCAGTCCCAGCCCGTGCTCACCAGCTGCGGTGAGGGGACACTGCGAGGGTCTCGCTACACCCCGAGGAGGGTCCCGATTTCCAACAGCATGAACAATCACCCAGAG GCACCAAGATCAAGTTCGAGAGCTCCAGGCCTGAAGTATCTTCAGCAGGTTTGTCGCCTGTTGGACAGGATCGCTGATCTTCAGGAAATGAACTCACTGCTGAGACAAGAGAAGCTCGAGATGGAGGAGCAGCTCAGGAGAAAAGAAAAGCAACAA GAGCTTCTTCAATATTATTGTTCCTGTGGGTCGGCAGCTCTGCTCCTGGAAAGTGCTGCGCAGACCCGTCTGTGTGGGCACAAGGACTCCCTACGTCATATTCCCAATTCTACAACCTCTTCCCACTCACCGCCACATTTCAGGCACCATCGCCATGACGCCTTACAGAAGAGATGGGCATCCGATTCGGTCATTTTGTGTGAGGCAAATG GGGCCAGCATGTTAAACCTCGATGAAGGTGACTCCTGTCACTATGGGATTAAGGATGATCTGGCCAGCAGGATTCATGAAGAAACATGTCCGCCCGACACTGATCGAATTACAAAG GACAGTTGGCCTCACTGGGACAGAATGAGGGACCTGCTCCATCGCCTGAAGGGGAAGCACAGGAGAGGAGGGAGTTTTGTGGCCAAGTTTAAAGGCTCCACTCATCAGAATCAGCAGTAA